A window of Mus pahari chromosome 7, PAHARI_EIJ_v1.1, whole genome shotgun sequence contains these coding sequences:
- the Ccdc71l gene encoding coiled-coil domain-containing protein 71L: MRRGVKRRRRRPRAAWGGGYGAEGGAGLEALEEKVVYSRSQLSLAGSTEALGDAFKLFMPSSTEFMSSEAELWSFLCSLKHQFSPHILRSKDVYGYSSCRALVPDPPAPDSRPARRPRPRATPRRRRRGARAAAGIRRPRPAAAAAEPGPPASCFGGRTLEEIWRAATPTLTSFPTIRVGDDVWGERSLAVARRRASQVLRVDLDPVVRLRRFPVPRV, translated from the coding sequence ATGCGACGCGGCGTGAAGAGGCGGCGGCGCCGGCCCCGGGCCGCCTGGGGCGGCGGCTACGGAGCGGAAGGAGGGGCCGGGCTGGAGGCGCTGGAGGAGAAGGTGGTGTACTCGCGGTCGCAACTGTCGCTGGCCGGCAGCACGGAGGCGCTGGGCGACGCCTTCAAGCTCTTCATGCCCAGCAGCACGGAGTTCATGAGCTCGGAAGCGGAGCTCTGGAGCTTCCTCTGCAGCCTCAAGCACCAGTTCTCCCCGCACATCCTGCGCAGCAAGGACGTCTACGGCTACTCCTCGTGCCGGGCACTGGTGCCCGACCCCCCGGCGCCCGACAGCCGCCCCGCGCGCCGGCCGCGCCCGCGCGCAACGCCCAGGAGGAGGCGCCGTGGAGCTCGGGCTGCCGCGGGCATCCGCAGGCCGCGCCCCGCCGCTGCGGCCGCGGAGCCCGGGCCTCCCGCGTCCTGCTTCGGGGGCCGCACCCTGGAGGAGATCTGGAGGGCGGCCACCCCGACGCTGACCAGCTTCCCGACCATCCGCGTCGGAGACGACGTGTGGGGCGAGCGCAGCCTGGCGGTGGCGCGGCGCAGGGCGAGCCAAGTGCTGCGAGTGGACCTGGACCCGGTGGTGAGGCTGCGCCGCTTCCCGGTGCCCCGGGTGTGA